In Selenomonas dianae, a genomic segment contains:
- a CDS encoding secretion protein HlyD — MPDWRRFFRPNKETNRTHSKSYVEDLSTQCGQKRCVKMAALNLSVLP, encoded by the coding sequence CTGCCAGATTGGCGTAGATTTTTTCGTCCGAACAAGGAGACAAACCGGACGCATAGCAAAAGCTATGTGGAGGATTTGTCGACACAGTGCGGGCAAAAAAGATGCGTCAAGATGGCGGCGCTGAATTTATCAGTGCTTCCTTAA